The Streptomyces tubercidicus DNA segment AGACGGCGTCCACACCCAACTCGGCGAGGTAGGGCAGCCGGGAGGTGATGCCGGGGAGGTCACCGATGCCGTCGCCGTCGGAGTCGGCGAAGCTGCGCGGATACACCTGGTAGACGACGGCCTGCCGCCACCAGTCGGTGGTGTCGCGGGCGGGGTCGGGGTGCGGTGAGGTCACGTGGGGGCCTTTCGGGCGGTGGTGGACGCGTGACGGTGACGGCGCTGCGCGGGTCGGGTGGGCCGAGGCGGGGGCGGGCGCCCCCTGGTGGGCGGAGTCATCCCTTGACCGCCCCTGAGGTCATGCCCGAGACGATCGAGCGGCGGAAGATCATGACCAGCACGCCGATCGGTACGGTGGCGGCCACGGCGCCCGCGAACAGCGTCCCGTAGGGGACCGTGTACTGACTGGTGAACAGGGCGATACCGACCGGAACCGTGCGGTGCCCGTCCTCGCTGTTGAAGGTCAGCGCCAGCAGGAACTCCGCCCAGGTCGCGGTGAAGGTGAAGATGCCCGCGGTGAACAGCCCCGGCCGGGCCAGCGGCGCGATGACGGTCAGCACGGTGCGCAACGGCCCGGCGCCGTCGACGGTGGCCGCCTCCTCCAGCTCCCGGGGGATACCGACCAGGTAGTTGCGCATGATCCAGAGGGCGAACGGCAGATTGAGCGCGACATAGGGCACGATCAGGCCCGCGTAGCTGTTGAGCAGCCCCAGTTGCCGCTCCAGCAGGAACAGCGGCACGACCAGCGCGATCGGCGGGAAGACGGACAGCATCAGCAGCGCGGTCATGATGGCGCCGCGGCCGCGCAGCGGGGTGCGGGCCAGGGCATACCCCGCGAAGAAGGACAGCCCCAGTACGGCGACGGTGGAAACCGAGGCCACCAGCACGCTGTTGAGCAGATAGCGGCCGATGCCGTTGCGGACGAACGCCTCGGCGTAGTTGCCGAGCGTCGCCGATTCCGGCACGAGACTCGGCGGGGCGGCGCTGATCTCACCTGGTCCCTTGAAGGACGACGCGATCATCCAGTACAGCGGCAGTGTCGACAGCACGACGATCGCCAGTCCGCCGAGGTTGACGGGGTTGAGGTACCGGCGGATGCCGGATGCCGGTGCACGGCGGCTCATGCCCGCCCTCCTTCGTCGGCCTGCGTCCGGAAGACCCGCAGGAAGAGCAGACAGCAGCCGATCACGATGACGGCGGTGGTGGTGGCCACCGCGGCGCCCCGGCCGATGTCGAGGTTCTGGAAGAGCGTTTTGTATCCGAGGATGGCGAGGGATTCGGTGGCGGTGCCCGGTCCGCCCTGGGTCAGCACGAACGGCAGGTCGAAGATGCCGAAGGCCTGGAGGATGCGGAAGAGGACGGCGATCGCCATGATCGGCCGCAGCTGCGGCAGGGTCACCTTCCAGAACGTCGTCCAGGCACCGGCACCATCGATCTCCGCCGCCTCATAGACATCCCCGGGAATCAGCATCAGCCCGGCAAGAACCACAATCGCGACAAACGGCGTGGTCTTCCATACGTCGACCACCACCATCGCGCCCATGGCGGAGGCGGGCTGCCCGAGAATGTCCGGCTGATGGCCGAGGAGCTGCTCAAAGAGCCAAGTAAGCCCACCGTAGGTGCCGTTGAAGAGATATCCCCACAACTGGGCGGCGACGACATTGATCAGCGCCCAGGGCAGCAGCAGAACCGCCAGCACCCAGCCGCGGGCGGCCCCCAGCCGTTCCAGTACGAGCGCCGCCGCGGTGCCGAGCACCAGCTCCAGGAAGACGGTGACAGCGGTGAAGCCGAAGGTGAAGACGAGCGCATGGCGCCACTCCGGGCTGCTCAGCACGGCGGCGTAGTGGTCGCCCGTCAGGGACAGGATGCGGAACCCGCCGTATTCCAGGCGGACATCGGCAAAGCTGAGCAGCAGCGAGAAGAGCACCGAGAAGACCGTCACGGTGGCGATGACGAGCAGCGCCGGTGAGGCGAAGAACCAGCCGGTGCGCGCCCGTCCGCGCCGGCTCACCCGGGCCGGGCCGCCCCCACGGGGAGCGGGCCCGGTGCGCGGTCCGGGCGGCTCCGGGTCCGGGCCCCGCGAGACGGTCGCGGCGGACGAGGAGGCCGCGGAAGAGGAGGACGAAGCAGCGGAAGAGGAGGTCACGGCATTCACAGCGCCCTGCCTTCCAGCGCGGTCCGGATATCGGCGCGGGCCGCGCGCACGGCCTGGGCGGGCGTGGCCCGGCCACCGGTCACGGCGTTGGCCTGGGTGTAGAGCGCCTTGCTGACCTGGGGGTAATACGGGGTCTGCACCGGCCGGGCGACCAGCCGCAGCTCCTTTGCCCGGGTCAGCGTCGGATCACCGACCCGGCGCGCCTCCGGCCGGGTCAGTACCTCTTCGAGTGCCGGAATCACCCCGGCGTTCTTCAACAGGATCATCTGCGCCTCCTCTCCGGCGCAGAAGCGGGCGAAGGCGACCGCCGCCCCGAGTTGACGGGAGTTGGGATTGACGAAATTGCTCCAGCCGCCGGCGCAGCTCACCCCGCGCGGACCGTCGCCGTCGAAGCCGGGGCGGGGCACGACACCGACCCGGCCGGCCACCTTCGAGGCCGAGCGGTCGGCCGCATTGCCCCAGGCGTAGGACCAGTTGCGCAGAAAGACGCCGCGGCCGCCAGTGAAGGCGTCCTGGGAGTCGGCTTCCACGTAGGTGGTGACCGTACGGGGCGTGACGCCGGTCTCCGTGAGCTCCCGCATCAGCGCGAAGGCCCGCTCCGCGCCCGACCCGTCCAGCGCCACACCGCCCGCCTTGTCCAGTACGGGCGCCTGGGCGTCGGCCAGGAACTCGGTGACATTGCAGGTCAGCGACTCCGATACGGAGGCCTGCCAGAGGAAGCCGTAGGCGGCGTCCCCGGCCCGCTGGATCCTGCGCGCCGTGCGCAGCAGCTCCTCCCAGGTGCGGGGCACCGGCAGCCCGTGCTTGGCCAGCAGGTCCTTCCGATAGAAGAGGAAGGAGCTGTCGGTGTAGAAGGGCAGCGCGTACACGGCTCCGTGGTACTCGCTGACCCGCCGCAGGGCCGCCGGATAGTCCGCCCAGAAGTCCTTGGGCAGCAGCGTCTGCACGGGCAGGGCAAGGGAGTTGGCGCCGAACTGGGCCGGCCAGGTGGTGTCACCGAGGTAGACGTCGGGGGTGGGTGCGGCCCCCGCGAGCTGGGTGGTGACCGCGGCGCGGTTGGCGTCGGTGGCACTGAGGGCGTTCGACTTCCGGACCCGGAGGTTCGGGTGGCGGCGTTCGAAGGCCCGGATGATCAGGTCGGCCACCACCGGGCCCTTCCGGGAGGGGATTTCGGGCACCCACCAGACGAGGGTGGCCGGGGTACGCGGGACGTGGGCAGCCTGGGTCAGCAGGGTGTCCAAGGGCTTGCCCGCGCAACCGCTGGTGAGCCCGGCTCCGGCGGCGAGACCGCCCGCGAGCAGGGTTCTGCGGCTCAAGGCCATGAGTGCTCCTCACGTCTTGGCTGCCATCGATGACAGCGCTTGCAGGCTAGAAGTGGCCTTGTAGCCAGGTCAACGCTTCGTGAACAACGGATTTCCTCGGGAATCTCCTGGCAACGCTGTCATCGCTCTTCTGTGCTAGCGTCCCGGCATGTCCTCAGCTCAGAGCGAGGCCACGATGGCCGATGTGGCCCAGCGGGCGGGAGTTTCGGTCTCCACCGTCTCGCGCACGCTGCGCGGACTGCCGACGGTCTCGGACACCACCCGCGCCCGTGTGGAGGCGGCGGCCCGCGAGCTCTCGTTCGCGATCACCCGCAGCGCCTCCAGCCTCGTGACCGGCCGCACCGGACGGGTCGCCGTACTCCTCCCGCATCTGGAGTCGTGGTTTCTGAGCGCGGCCCTGTCCGGTATGGCGCCCGCGCTGCGCGAGGCGGGTTTCGATCTGCTGGTCTACAGCGTGGCCGATGTGCGCGAACGGGCCGATTTCTTCGACCGGTTGCCCGCCCGCCGCAATGCCGACGCCCTCCTCGTGGTGAGCTTCGCCCTCACCCCCGCCGAGCGGGCCCGCCTGGACGATCTGGGCATGCCGCTGGTCTTCGTCAGCCAGCACGCCCAGGGTCGCCCCAGCGTCTACGTGGACGACGCGGACGGCGCGCTGCGGGGCACCCGCCATCTGATCAACCTCGGGCACCGGCGGATCGCTTTACTGCAGACATCGGACGAAACGGGCTTCGCCTGGAGCAGCAAGAACCGGCTCGCCGGATATCTGCGCGCCCTCGATGACGCGGGTCTGGAGCGGGACGACGAGCTGATCATGAGCGTCCGGGGCTGGAAGGGCAGCGGTATGGGCGCGGCGGTGGGCCGGCTGCTGAGCCTCCAGGACCCGCCGACCGCACTGTTCGCCGAGACCGACGATTTCGCGTTCCGCCTGCTGGCGGCGCTGCGGGAGGCCAACATCCCGGTCCCCGGGCGGGTTTCGGTCATGGGCTTCGACGACCATGTCATGGCCGGCGTCCTGGGCCTGACGACGCTGGCCCAGCCCGCCGCCGAGATCGGACGCACCGCCGTACGTCTGGCCCGGTCGGTGATCGACGACGCCGACGGCGCGCACCGGCGCCACATAGTGCTGCCGACGGAACTCGTGCCACGCGGGAGTACGGCGCCGCCGCCTTCTCCTGGACCGGCCCGCCCCCTGCGCGACGCCAAGCTGACCTAACTGACCTTGCTGACCGCCGCTGACTCTTCACCCGTCTCCGCTCCTCCACTGTCATAGGACTGCACCTCTCCGGTGCGCCGACGGCGATCTGGGGGAACTGATGCTGGACAAGAGTTACGTCGTGCCCTGGGGGAAGCGGGGCAGCCTGTCGACCGACGCCGAGGCCGCCGTGCTGGCCGAACTCGTCCACGAGAGCACCCCGTTACCGGCCGGCGCCCGGCGCGAACGGTTCGAGCGCTCCTTCGCCGCGTCGGTCGGCAGCCGGCACGCGATCTCGGTGAACAGCGGAGCCGTCGCCCTGCACATGGCGATCCGGATGCTCGACCTGGCCCCCGGCGACGAGGTGATCGCCACCCCACAGACCCACCGCGCCACCGTCCAGCCGCTGCTCGACTACGACGTACGGGTCCGGTTCTGCGATATCGACCCCACCACCCTGACTCTCGACCCGGCCGCGCTGGCGGCGCTGATCACCCCGCGCACCCGGGCCCTGCTGCTGGTGCACTACGGCGGCTGCCCCGCCGAGATGGACACGGTCATGGCACTGGCCCGGCGCCACGGCTTCCTGGTGCTGGAGGACTGTGTGCACGCCCTGGGCGCCCGCTACCGAGGCCGCAGCCCCGGCTCCCTGGCGGACCTGGCCACCTTCAGCCTCCGGAACGCCAAGACCAGCACCGTGCTCGGCGAGGGCGGTCTGATCACCTGCGACCGGGACGATTGGGCAGAGCGTCTGCACCGGCTGCGCACCCATGACATGGATGCCCGGACCGCGCGCCCGGGGCCGGCTGCGGGCCTGGGGCCGGGGCGGGACGGGCTGTCGGGGCCGGGGCCGGGCGTGCTCCCGGGGACCTCGTATGCCATGCCCCTCCAGCGCGGCTGCGTACGGCGGCCCGGCAGTGACGCGACGATGCCGGAGGCGGTCGCGGCCCTCGGACAGGCCCAGCTCAACGGGGTCGAAGCCGCCGGAGCACGACGGCGCGCACTCGCCGGACGCCTGGACGAGGTGCTCACCCGCTACCCCTTCCTCACCCCCCAGTCGGCGCCCGCGCACAGCACCCACGCCTACCACCTCTACACCTGCCTCGTCGCCCACCAGGAGCTACGCGACCGGCTCGTCCTGGCCCTGGACCGCAGGGGCGTGGAGATCCAACTGCGGTACTTCCCCCAGCACCTGCTACCGCAATGGCGCCACCGCGGCCATCTCCGCGGCGAGTGCCCCATCGCCGAACGCAGCTGGTTCGAACAGCACCTCAATCTCCCCTGCCATGCACAGCTGACGCCGCATCAAGAGGACTACCTCATCGAGGCTTTGGACGGTGCGCTGGCAGAACTGAACGGCGGGGTACCGGCCCCGGCACCTGCCCCGTCGGCGGTGGCGGCGGTGGCGGGGGTGCCCGCGACGGCCTGCGGACGGGGGTAGCCGG contains these protein-coding regions:
- a CDS encoding carbohydrate ABC transporter permease; translated protein: MSRRAPASGIRRYLNPVNLGGLAIVVLSTLPLYWMIASSFKGPGEISAAPPSLVPESATLGNYAEAFVRNGIGRYLLNSVLVASVSTVAVLGLSFFAGYALARTPLRGRGAIMTALLMLSVFPPIALVVPLFLLERQLGLLNSYAGLIVPYVALNLPFALWIMRNYLVGIPRELEEAATVDGAGPLRTVLTVIAPLARPGLFTAGIFTFTATWAEFLLALTFNSEDGHRTVPVGIALFTSQYTVPYGTLFAGAVAATVPIGVLVMIFRRSIVSGMTSGAVKG
- a CDS encoding carbohydrate ABC transporter permease — its product is MTSSSAASSSSSAASSSAATVSRGPDPEPPGPRTGPAPRGGGPARVSRRGRARTGWFFASPALLVIATVTVFSVLFSLLLSFADVRLEYGGFRILSLTGDHYAAVLSSPEWRHALVFTFGFTAVTVFLELVLGTAAALVLERLGAARGWVLAVLLLPWALINVVAAQLWGYLFNGTYGGLTWLFEQLLGHQPDILGQPASAMGAMVVVDVWKTTPFVAIVVLAGLMLIPGDVYEAAEIDGAGAWTTFWKVTLPQLRPIMAIAVLFRILQAFGIFDLPFVLTQGGPGTATESLAILGYKTLFQNLDIGRGAAVATTTAVIVIGCCLLFLRVFRTQADEGGRA
- a CDS encoding extracellular solute-binding protein → MALSRRTLLAGGLAAGAGLTSGCAGKPLDTLLTQAAHVPRTPATLVWWVPEIPSRKGPVVADLIIRAFERRHPNLRVRKSNALSATDANRAAVTTQLAGAAPTPDVYLGDTTWPAQFGANSLALPVQTLLPKDFWADYPAALRRVSEYHGAVYALPFYTDSSFLFYRKDLLAKHGLPVPRTWEELLRTARRIQRAGDAAYGFLWQASVSESLTCNVTEFLADAQAPVLDKAGGVALDGSGAERAFALMRELTETGVTPRTVTTYVEADSQDAFTGGRGVFLRNWSYAWGNAADRSASKVAGRVGVVPRPGFDGDGPRGVSCAGGWSNFVNPNSRQLGAAVAFARFCAGEEAQMILLKNAGVIPALEEVLTRPEARRVGDPTLTRAKELRLVARPVQTPYYPQVSKALYTQANAVTGGRATPAQAVRAARADIRTALEGRAL
- a CDS encoding LacI family DNA-binding transcriptional regulator, with product MSSAQSEATMADVAQRAGVSVSTVSRTLRGLPTVSDTTRARVEAAARELSFAITRSASSLVTGRTGRVAVLLPHLESWFLSAALSGMAPALREAGFDLLVYSVADVRERADFFDRLPARRNADALLVVSFALTPAERARLDDLGMPLVFVSQHAQGRPSVYVDDADGALRGTRHLINLGHRRIALLQTSDETGFAWSSKNRLAGYLRALDDAGLERDDELIMSVRGWKGSGMGAAVGRLLSLQDPPTALFAETDDFAFRLLAALREANIPVPGRVSVMGFDDHVMAGVLGLTTLAQPAAEIGRTAVRLARSVIDDADGAHRRHIVLPTELVPRGSTAPPPSPGPARPLRDAKLT
- a CDS encoding DegT/DnrJ/EryC1/StrS family aminotransferase — its product is MLDKSYVVPWGKRGSLSTDAEAAVLAELVHESTPLPAGARRERFERSFAASVGSRHAISVNSGAVALHMAIRMLDLAPGDEVIATPQTHRATVQPLLDYDVRVRFCDIDPTTLTLDPAALAALITPRTRALLLVHYGGCPAEMDTVMALARRHGFLVLEDCVHALGARYRGRSPGSLADLATFSLRNAKTSTVLGEGGLITCDRDDWAERLHRLRTHDMDARTARPGPAAGLGPGRDGLSGPGPGVLPGTSYAMPLQRGCVRRPGSDATMPEAVAALGQAQLNGVEAAGARRRALAGRLDEVLTRYPFLTPQSAPAHSTHAYHLYTCLVAHQELRDRLVLALDRRGVEIQLRYFPQHLLPQWRHRGHLRGECPIAERSWFEQHLNLPCHAQLTPHQEDYLIEALDGALAELNGGVPAPAPAPSAVAAVAGVPATACGRG